The genomic DNA GGTTGTTGCAGCAACTGAAGTATATATATTCAACACTCCTCCTTACTTTGGTTGCTGCAAACTCCAAGTTTCTTTCTAAGAAACTCAAACTTACTTCTTGGCAGAACCTTTGTAAATATGTCAGCTAACTGAAGATCAGACTTgcaatattttaaatcaaataaccCTTCTTTCTGCACTTCTCTAAGAAAGAATAACTTAATGTTGAAGTGCTTAGTTTTATCATGAAAAACGGGATTGTGAGAGCTAGCAATTGCTACTTGATTATCAACAAACACTTCTGTCCTTCCTTCTTGTTTCATATTTAAATCCAGTAACACTTTTTGTAACCACAAAGCCTCATTTACAGCAGCACCAACAGCAATGAATTCGGCTTCTGCTGTTGACTGTGCTACAGTATTCTGCTTCTTACAACACCATGAGAACACATTTGAACCCAACTTTGAACAATAACCAGTGGTGCTTTTCATTTCATCAAGTGAACCTGCCCAATCACTATCCGAATAGACCTGCAAAATGCAGTCTTGATCTGCTCGAAACCTGATTCCATAATCCAGTGTCCCTCTCACATATCTAAGGACTCGTTTAGCAGCTTTAAGATGTGTTTCAGTTGCACAATTTGTAAATCTAGATAAGAGACTTACAGAGTGCAATATATCAGGTCTCGTAGACGTTAGGTACATCAAACAACCAATTAGACTTCTGTAAAAACTTTCATCAATTTTCTCGGCTTCATCTTCTTTCATCAACTTCTCTTTTTTGGACATTGGAGTATCTACACTCTTGCAATCATCCATTCTGAATTTGTTGAGAATTTCCTTAGCATACTTTCGCTGAGAAATAAACACTTCTCCTTTTTTCTGCTTTATTTACATTCCCAAAAAATAAGCCATCTCTCCCAAATCTGTCATCTCAAAGGTGTGCTTTATATCCTCTTTGAACATCTTTACAAGTTCTTCGTTGCTTCCCGTAATCAATAAATCATCCACACACAATGAAACAACGACAAAATCAATTTCATCACCTTTAACGTAAAGAGTAGCTTCATTTAAGCTTCTCTTAAAACCGAGTTGCATCAAGTATTCATCGATTCTGTTGTTCCAACTTCGAGGGGCCTGTTTAAGGCCATATAAGGCTTTCTTAAGCAAGTACACATAATCTTATTTTCCTTTTACAACAAATCCCTCGGGTTGCTCGACATATATCTCCTCCTCTAAAACGCCATTCAAGAATGCCGATTTAACATCAAGATGATAGATTTTCCATCCCTTTTGTGCAGCCATAGCAAGTAACAACCTTATGGTATCTAATCTCACAACAGGAGCGAAAGTATCAGAAAAATCAACTCCAAATATTTGAGCATACCCTTTAACAACGAGTCTAGCTTTATGTTTATTGATCGAGCCATCTGGATTTAACTTTGTTCGGAATACCCACTTCACTCCAATCACTTTTCGGTTAGTTGGTCTTTTCACCAAGGTCCAAGTTTCATTTTTTTCAATCATCTTGATCTCTTCATGCATAGCATTAATCCATTCAAGATTCTTCTTAGCTTCCCAAAAACTTGCAGGTTCAAGTATTGCAACATTGCATTTTTGATAAATATCAGAAAGAGATCTCATACCTCGAACAGGAATGTCATCAACCAATTCATCTTCATTAAGCTGCAAATTTGAAACTTGGTTTGGAAACTGAACTGATTATTTTTCCTTCCAGTCCCATTCATCATTTTCCATAAAATGAACATCTCTGCTTAtcaaaatcttcttggtatttgGTTGGAAGATTCTATAAGCAGATTGAGAATGTGTGCTATAGCCAATAAATACTTCTGCCTCGGCCTTTTTATCAAGCTTTTCCCTTTTTATTTGAGGAATATACACAAAGCATAAATAtccaaatatttttaaattttctaaAGAAGGTTTGGAATCATACCACACTTCATATGGAGTTTTTCCGGAAACAGCTTTTGTAGGCAGCCTGTTGAGGAGGTAAACTACAGTGTGTGTAGCTTCTACCCAATATTCCCTTGGCAAGTTCTTTTCAAACAACAAACATCTAGACATCTCTGTTATGGTATGATTCTTTCTCTCGCTGACTCCATTTTATTACGGAGTATACGGAGCTGTGAGTTGATGATCGATTCCTGCCTCCTCACAAAAAAAATTAAACTGATCTGATgtatattcttttccattatcaGATCTTAATACTTGGATGTAATTCCCACTCTGTTTTTCAATCCATTGCTTGAATTTCCTGAACAAACCAGCCACTTCTGACTTGAATTTAAGAAAATATATCCAGCACATTCTGGTATTATCATCAATGAAAATTAGATAATACCTACTCCCATTTAGTGATGGAGTTCTGCGAGGTCAAGCAACATCAATGTGTACTAACTGCAGCTTTTCAATGGCGCTCCAAGTTGATTGCTTGAAGGGAAGTCTAACTTGTTTTCCTTGCTAGCAAGCTCTACAATTAGAAATCTCAGATGCAAGACAAGGCAAACCTTGAGCTAATTCGTTTCTTTGCAAATTTATCACGGCTTTATGATTAAAATGGCCAAGTCGTTTATGCCAAATTTCTGCATTGACTTGTGTTGCAGGAAATGCTGTCTGCTCCTCCTCTAAAGGATCAAGTGCAAAACTCTTCGCTTTCATTTTCACTTTGAAGACATCGTTATTATTTGCATATCTAATTACACATTGAtttgtttcaaaaataattttgaaacCTTTTTGAGTCAATTGAACAACAATTAACAAATTTTGACTAATGTTAGGCACAAATAtcacatctttaatatattttgTACCTGAAATGCTTTCAATTGCCACTGTGCCTTTTCCTTCGACCGCAATATATTCTCCATTTCCAATCTTCACTTTTGAAGTCACGGAAGTATCCAAATCCTTAAAAAGCTCGCGATCAAACGTCATATGATTGGTATAACCACTGTCAATTAACCACTTGCCGCTTGAATGACTAGTTGCAAAGCAAGATGCTACAAAAAGTTGCTCCTCTTCTTCCTCATCAGCCACATCAGCAACTTGAGCAGCGTTCTTTTGCTTTATATCCACTTGTGACATTGTGTTACTCTTGTAAATTCTTTGATGGTGTCCCTTTTTCTTACAGTTTTCACATTGCTGGTCAGGATTTCTCCAACATTTAAAAGGTGGATGACCCTTTCTGCCACAATGTTTACAAGGAGGGAAATCATATTTTGGTCCCTTACTTGTGTTGGAAAAATCAAAAAATGCAGTTCCATTCTTGTTCTTATCATTTCTTGTCCATTGTCTTCCTTGGTTTGACTAAACACTGGCCGATAACGCACCTTCAACAAACCCTTTAGATCTCATAAGCCTGCGTTGTTCTTGAGCCTGCAATGTATACATCAATTCTGCCAAACTAATTTTTGACAGGTCCTTTGTATTTTCCAACGAAGAAATAGTAGTTTCAAATCTTTCTGGAAGAGTAACAAGAATTTTTTGGACTAATCTTGAATCTGAAAATTCACTACCAAGTAATATTACTTTGTTTGCGATACCAAGTAGTTTGTCACAATACTCTTTCACGGTCTCAGAATCTTTCATCTTCTGGAGTTTAAACTCTCTGATTAGATTTAGGATTTTCATTCCCTTCATTTTCTCATCTCCCTCGTACTCTTTTTTCAGAAAATTccatatttcaaaagctgattTCATAGTCATAATTCTGACAAAGATCTCAGCGGAGACTGCAGAAAATAACGTTGCTCTTGCCTTCGA from Apium graveolens cultivar Ventura chromosome 5, ASM990537v1, whole genome shotgun sequence includes the following:
- the LOC141660934 gene encoding uncharacterized protein LOC141660934; this translates as MDSETPFTSLAPPVFNGEGNHVWEARMEAHLEANDLWEAVEEDYEVPQLTDNPIVAQIRLHKDRKSRKSKARATLFSAVSAEIFVRIMTMKSAFEIWNFLKKEYEGDEKMKGMKILNLIREFKLQKMKDSETVKEYCDKLLGIANKVILLGSEFSDSRLVQKILVTLPERFETTISSLENTKDLSKISLAELMYTLQAQEQRRLMRSKGFVEGALSASV